Proteins encoded together in one Kitasatospora albolonga window:
- a CDS encoding 30S ribosomal protein S10, whose protein sequence is MAGQKIRIRLKAYDHEVIDSSAKKIVETVTRTGASVAGPVPLPTEKNVYCVIKSPHKYKDSREHFEMRTHKRLIDILDPTPKTVDSLMRLDLPAGVDIEIKL, encoded by the coding sequence ATGGCGGGACAGAAGATCCGCATCCGGCTCAAGGCCTACGACCACGAGGTCATCGACTCCTCGGCGAAGAAGATCGTCGAGACGGTGACCCGCACTGGTGCGTCGGTCGCGGGCCCGGTGCCGCTGCCCACTGAGAAGAACGTGTACTGCGTCATCAAGTCGCCGCACAAGTACAAGGACTCTCGCGAGCACTTCGAGATGCGCACGCACAAGCGCCTCATCGACATCCTCGACCCCACGCCGAAGACGGTTGACTCGCTGATGCGCCTCGACCTCCCGGCGGGCGTCGACATCGAGATCAAGCTCTGA
- a CDS encoding 50S ribosomal protein L3 produces MSKNIKGVLGEKLGMTQVWDENNRVVPVTVVKAGPCVVTQVRTNDSDGYEAVQIAFGEIDPRKVNKPLKGHFAKADVTPRRHLVELRTPDASEYTLGQEVTAEVFESGVKVDVTGKSKGKGFAGVMKRHNFKGLGAGHGTQRKHRSPGSIGGCATPGRVFKGMRMAGRMGNERVTTQNLTIHAVDAEKGLLLIKGAVPGPNGGLVLVRTAAKGA; encoded by the coding sequence ATGAGCAAGAACATCAAGGGCGTCCTGGGCGAGAAGCTCGGCATGACCCAGGTCTGGGACGAGAACAACCGGGTCGTCCCGGTGACCGTCGTCAAGGCCGGTCCGTGCGTCGTGACGCAGGTTCGCACCAACGACAGCGACGGCTACGAAGCGGTCCAGATCGCCTTCGGCGAGATCGACCCGCGCAAGGTGAACAAGCCCCTCAAGGGTCACTTCGCCAAGGCCGACGTCACCCCGCGCCGCCACCTGGTGGAGCTCCGCACCCCTGACGCCAGCGAGTACACGCTGGGCCAGGAGGTCACTGCCGAGGTGTTCGAGTCCGGCGTCAAGGTCGACGTCACGGGCAAGAGCAAGGGCAAGGGCTTCGCCGGTGTCATGAAGCGTCACAACTTCAAGGGCCTCGGCGCCGGGCACGGCACCCAGCGCAAGCACCGTTCCCCCGGTTCCATCGGTGGCTGCGCCACCCCTGGGCGTGTCTTCAAGGGCATGCGCATGGCGGGCCGCATGGGTAACGAGCGCGTCACCACCCAGAACCTGACCATCCACGCGGTTGACGCGGAGAAGGGTCTGCTCCTCATCAAGGGCGCGGTCCCCGGTCCGAACGGCGGCCTCGTCCTGGTCCGTACCGCGGCCAAGGGGGCTTGA
- a CDS encoding 50S ribosomal protein L4, whose amino-acid sequence MSTIDILSPAGDKAGTVELPAEIFDAKTSVPLIHQVVVAQLAAARQGTHKTKRRGEVRGGGKKPYRQKGTGRARQGSTRAPQFAGGGVVHGPQPRDYSQRTPKKMKAAALRGALSDRARHSRIHVVTGVVEGAASTKAAKTLLGKISERQNLLLVVDRADEAAWLSARNLPQVHILEPGQLNTYDVIVSDDVVFTQAAFESFVSGPQTAETEGSDA is encoded by the coding sequence ATGAGCACCATTGACATCCTTTCGCCGGCAGGCGACAAGGCCGGTACCGTCGAGCTCCCCGCGGAGATCTTCGACGCGAAGACCAGCGTTCCGCTGATCCACCAGGTCGTTGTCGCTCAGCTGGCGGCTGCCCGTCAGGGCACGCACAAGACCAAGCGCCGCGGCGAAGTCCGCGGTGGTGGCAAGAAGCCCTACCGCCAGAAGGGCACCGGCCGCGCCCGTCAGGGTTCGACCCGCGCCCCGCAGTTCGCCGGCGGTGGCGTCGTCCACGGCCCGCAGCCGCGTGACTACTCGCAGCGGACCCCCAAGAAGATGAAGGCCGCCGCCCTGCGCGGTGCCCTCTCGGACCGGGCGCGTCACTCCCGTATCCACGTCGTCACCGGCGTGGTCGAGGGTGCCGCCTCCACGAAGGCCGCCAAGACGCTGCTCGGCAAGATCTCGGAGCGCCAGAACCTGCTCCTGGTCGTCGACCGTGCCGACGAGGCCGCGTGGCTGTCCGCGCGCAACCTGCCCCAGGTGCACATCCTGGAGCCGGGCCAGCTCAACACGTACGACGTGATCGTCTCTGACGACGTGGTCTTCACCCAGGCCGCTTTCGAGTCCTTCGTGTCTGGCCCCCAGACCGCTGAGACCGAAGGGAGCGACGCCTGA
- a CDS encoding 50S ribosomal protein L23 codes for MSEATVTSKTYSDPRDVLVRPVVSEKSYALLDENKYTFIVAPGSNKTQIKQAVEAVWSVKVTGVNTINRQGKRKRTRTGFGKRADTKRAIVTLAEGDRIDIFGGPTS; via the coding sequence ATGAGTGAGGCGACCGTTACCAGCAAGACGTACTCGGACCCGCGTGACGTTCTCGTCAGGCCCGTGGTCTCCGAGAAGAGCTACGCGCTGCTCGACGAGAACAAGTACACGTTCATCGTCGCGCCCGGCTCCAACAAGACCCAGATCAAGCAGGCCGTGGAAGCGGTCTGGTCGGTCAAGGTCACCGGGGTCAACACGATCAACCGGCAGGGCAAGCGCAAGCGCACCCGCACCGGTTTCGGCAAGCGCGCCGACACGAAGCGCGCCATCGTGACCCTCGCCGAGGGCGACCGTATCGACATCTTCGGCGGCCCGACCTCCTAA
- a CDS encoding 50S ribosomal protein L2, which translates to MGIRKYKPTTPGRRGSSVADFVEITRSTPEKSLVRPLHSKGGRNNAGRVTVRHQGGGHKRAYRVIDFRRHDKDGVPAKVAHIEYDPNRTARIALLHYADGEKRYIVAPRGLSQGDRVENGPTADIKPGNNLALRNIPVGTTIHAIELRPGGGAKFARSAGASVQLLAKEGTMAHLRMPSGEIRLVDARCRATIGEVGNAEQSNINWGKAGRMRWKGVRPTVRGVAMNPVDHPHGGGEGKTSGGRHPVSPWGQKEGRTRSPKKASNKYIVRRRKTNKKR; encoded by the coding sequence ATGGGTATCCGCAAGTACAAGCCGACGACCCCGGGCCGTCGTGGCTCCAGCGTCGCCGACTTTGTCGAGATCACGCGGTCCACGCCGGAGAAGTCGCTGGTCCGCCCTCTGCACAGCAAGGGCGGCCGTAACAACGCCGGTCGTGTGACCGTTCGCCACCAGGGCGGTGGCCACAAGCGCGCCTACCGCGTGATCGACTTCCGTCGTCACGACAAGGACGGCGTGCCGGCCAAGGTCGCGCACATCGAGTACGACCCGAACCGCACCGCGCGCATCGCGCTGCTGCACTACGCGGACGGCGAGAAGCGTTACATCGTCGCTCCCCGTGGCCTGTCGCAGGGTGACCGTGTCGAGAACGGTCCGACCGCCGACATCAAGCCCGGCAACAACCTGGCGCTGCGCAACATCCCGGTCGGTACGACCATCCACGCCATCGAGCTGCGGCCCGGCGGCGGCGCGAAGTTCGCCCGTTCCGCGGGTGCCTCCGTGCAGCTGCTGGCGAAGGAGGGCACCATGGCCCACCTTCGTATGCCGTCCGGCGAGATCCGCCTGGTCGACGCGCGCTGCCGCGCGACGATCGGTGAGGTCGGCAACGCCGAGCAGTCGAACATCAACTGGGGCAAGGCCGGCCGCATGCGCTGGAAGGGCGTCCGCCCGACCGTCCGCGGTGTCGCGATGAACCCGGTTGACCACCCGCACGGTGGTGGTGAAGGCAAGACCTCCGGTGGTCGTCACCCGGTCTCGCCGTGGGGTCAGAAGGAGGGTCGTACGCGTTCTCCCAAGAAGGCGAGCAACAAGTACATCGTCCGCCGCCGCAAGACGAACAAGAAGCGCTAG
- a CDS encoding 30S ribosomal protein S19 yields the protein MPRSLKKGPFVDGHLIKKVDVQNEAGTKNVIKTWSRRSMIVPAMLGHTIAVHNGKIHVPVFVTESMVGHKLGEFSPTRTFRGHVKDDRKSKRR from the coding sequence ATGCCGCGCAGTCTCAAGAAGGGGCCCTTCGTCGACGGCCACCTCATCAAGAAGGTGGACGTACAGAACGAGGCAGGCACCAAGAACGTCATCAAGACCTGGTCCCGTCGCTCGATGATCGTCCCGGCCATGCTGGGTCACACCATCGCGGTGCACAACGGCAAGATCCACGTCCCGGTGTTCGTCACCGAGTCGATGGTCGGCCACAAGCTCGGCGAGTTCTCGCCGACTCGCACCTTCCGCGGCCACGTCAAGGACGACCGGAAGTCGAAGCGCCGCTAG
- a CDS encoding 50S ribosomal protein L22 — translation MEARAQARYIRVTPMKARRVVDLIRGMDATEAQAVLRFAPQAASVPVGKVLDSAIANAAHNYDHTDASSLVISEAYVDEGPTLKRFRPRAQGRAYRIRKRTSHITVVVSSKEGTR, via the coding sequence ATGGAAGCCAGGGCCCAGGCGCGGTACATCCGCGTCACGCCCATGAAGGCCCGCCGCGTGGTGGACCTCATCCGTGGCATGGATGCCACGGAGGCTCAGGCGGTCCTGCGTTTCGCCCCGCAGGCCGCGAGCGTGCCCGTTGGCAAGGTGCTGGACAGCGCCATCGCCAACGCCGCACACAACTACGACCACACCGACGCCTCTTCGCTGGTCATCAGCGAGGCGTACGTGGACGAGGGTCCGACCCTGAAGCGGTTCCGTCCGCGTGCCCAGGGCCGTGCCTACCGGATCCGTAAGCGGACCAGCCACATCACCGTGGTCGTCAGCAGCAAGGAAGGAACCCGGTAA
- a CDS encoding 30S ribosomal protein S3, with amino-acid sequence MGQKVNPHGFRLGITTDFKSRWYADKLYKDYVKEDVAIRRMMTKGMERAGISKVEIERTRDRVRVDIHTARPGIVIGRRGAEADRIRGELEKLTGKQVQLNILEVKNPEVDAQLVAQAVAEQLSSRVSFRRAMRKSMQSSMKAGAKGIKIQCGGRLGGAEMSRSEFYREGRVPLHTLRANVDYGFFEAKTTFGRIGVKVWIYKGDVKNIAEVRAENAAARAGNRPARGGTDRPAGRGGGRGGERGGRGRKPQQSPAAEAPKADAPAAAAPAAESTGTEA; translated from the coding sequence ATGGGCCAGAAGGTAAACCCGCACGGGTTCCGGCTCGGCATCACCACGGACTTCAAGTCCCGCTGGTACGCCGACAAGCTGTACAAGGACTACGTCAAGGAAGACGTCGCCATTCGTCGCATGATGACGAAGGGCATGGAGCGGGCCGGCATCTCGAAGGTCGAGATCGAGCGCACCCGCGACCGCGTCCGCGTTGACATCCACACCGCCCGCCCGGGCATCGTCATCGGCCGCCGCGGCGCCGAGGCCGACCGTATCCGCGGCGAGCTGGAGAAGCTGACCGGCAAGCAGGTCCAGCTGAACATCCTCGAGGTCAAGAACCCCGAGGTGGACGCTCAGCTGGTGGCCCAGGCCGTCGCCGAGCAGCTCTCCTCCCGCGTCTCCTTCCGTCGGGCCATGCGCAAGAGCATGCAGTCCTCGATGAAGGCCGGCGCCAAGGGCATCAAGATCCAGTGCGGCGGCCGCCTCGGCGGCGCCGAGATGTCCCGCTCGGAGTTCTACCGCGAGGGCCGTGTGCCCCTGCACACGCTCCGCGCGAACGTCGACTACGGCTTCTTCGAGGCCAAGACGACCTTCGGCCGCATCGGTGTGAAGGTCTGGATCTACAAGGGCGACGTCAAGAACATCGCCGAGGTTCGCGCCGAGAACGCCGCGGCCCGTGCCGGCAACCGTCCGGCTCGTGGCGGCACCGACCGCCCGGCCGGCCGTGGTGGCGGCCGTGGTGGCGAGCGTGGCGGTCGCGGCCGTAAGCCGCAGCAGTCGCCGGCAGCCGAGGCCCCCAAGGCCGACGCCCCCGCCGCCGCTGCTCCGGCTGCTGAGAGCACCGGAACGGAGGCCTGA
- a CDS encoding 50S ribosomal protein L16, translating to MLIPRRVKHRKQHHPKRSGMSKGGTQVAFGEYGIQALTPAYVTNRQIESARIAMTRHIKRGGKVWINIYPDRPLTKKPAETRMGSGKGSPEWWIANVKPGRVMFELSYPNEKIAREALTRAAHKLPMKCRIVRREAGES from the coding sequence ATGCTGATCCCCCGTAGGGTCAAGCACCGCAAGCAGCACCACCCGAAGCGCAGCGGTATGTCCAAGGGTGGCACGCAGGTTGCGTTCGGCGAGTACGGCATCCAGGCGCTGACCCCGGCGTACGTGACGAACCGTCAGATCGAGTCCGCTCGTATCGCGATGACCCGTCACATCAAGCGTGGCGGCAAGGTCTGGATCAACATCTACCCGGACCGTCCCCTGACGAAGAAGCCGGCCGAGACCCGCATGGGTTCCGGTAAGGGTTCTCCCGAGTGGTGGATCGCGAACGTCAAGCCGGGTCGGGTGATGTTCGAGCTGTCCTACCCGAACGAGAAGATTGCTCGTGAGGCGCTCACCCGCGCTGCTCACAAGCTTCCGATGAAGTGCCGGATCGTTCGGCGCGAGGCAGGTGAGTCGTGA
- a CDS encoding 50S ribosomal protein L29 translates to MSAGTKASELRELGDEELLNKLSEAKKELFNLRFQAATGQLENHGRLKSVRKDIARIYTLMRERELGIETVESV, encoded by the coding sequence ATGTCGGCCGGTACCAAGGCGTCCGAGCTGCGCGAGCTGGGCGACGAGGAGCTTCTCAACAAGCTCAGCGAAGCCAAGAAAGAGCTGTTCAACCTCCGCTTCCAGGCGGCGACGGGCCAGCTCGAGAACCACGGCCGGCTCAAGTCCGTCCGTAAGGACATCGCCCGGATCTACACCCTGATGCGCGAGCGCGAGCTGGGCATCGAGACGGTGGAGAGCGTCTGA
- a CDS encoding 30S ribosomal protein S17, protein MSEKTVTETSKTERGFRKTREGLVVSDKMDKTVVVAVEDRVKHALYGKVIRRTNKLKAHDEQNSAGVGDRVLIMETRPLSASKRWRIVEILEKAK, encoded by the coding sequence ATGAGCGAGAAGACTGTGACTGAGACCAGCAAGACCGAGCGCGGTTTCCGCAAGACCCGTGAGGGTCTGGTCGTCAGCGACAAGATGGACAAGACCGTCGTCGTCGCCGTCGAGGACCGCGTCAAGCACGCGCTGTACGGCAAGGTCATCCGCCGTACGAACAAGCTCAAGGCGCACGACGAGCAGAACTCCGCCGGCGTCGGCGACCGCGTCCTCATCATGGAGACGCGTCCGCTGTCCGCCTCGAAGCGCTGGCGCATCGTCGAGATCCTCGAGAAGGCCAAGTAA
- a CDS encoding 50S ribosomal protein L14 yields the protein MIQQESRLRVADNTGAKEILTIRVLGGSGRRYAGIGDVIVATVKDAIPGGNVKKGDVVKAVIVRTVKERRRPDGSYIRFDENAAVILKNDGDPRGTRIFGPVGRELREKKFMKIISLAPEVL from the coding sequence GTGATCCAGCAGGAGTCGCGACTGCGCGTCGCCGACAACACGGGTGCGAAGGAAATTCTCACCATTCGTGTTCTCGGTGGCTCGGGTCGCCGCTACGCGGGTATCGGTGACGTCATCGTCGCCACCGTCAAGGACGCGATCCCCGGTGGCAACGTGAAGAAGGGTGACGTCGTCAAGGCGGTCATCGTTCGCACCGTCAAGGAGCGTCGCCGTCCGGATGGCTCGTACATCCGCTTCGACGAGAACGCCGCCGTCATTCTGAAGAACGACGGCGACCCCCGCGGCACCCGCATCTTCGGCCCCGTGGGCCGGGAGCTGCGCGAGAAGAAGTTCATGAAGATCATCTCGCTCGCGCCGGAGGTGCTGTAA
- a CDS encoding 50S ribosomal protein L24 encodes MKIKKGDLVQVITGKDKGKQGKVIVAYPAQDRVLVEGVNRVKKHTKAGQTARGSQTGGIVTTEAPIHVSNVQLVVEKDGNKVVTRVGYRFDDEGNKIRVAKRTGEDI; translated from the coding sequence ATGAAGATCAAGAAGGGCGACCTGGTCCAGGTCATCACCGGTAAGGACAAGGGCAAGCAGGGCAAGGTCATCGTGGCCTACCCCGCTCAGGACCGCGTCCTCGTCGAGGGTGTCAACCGGGTCAAGAAGCACACCAAGGCCGGTCAGACGGCTCGCGGTTCGCAGACGGGTGGCATTGTCACCACCGAGGCCCCGATCCACGTCAGCAACGTTCAGCTGGTTGTGGAGAAGGACGGCAACAAGGTTGTCACCCGCGTCGGCTACCGCTTTGACGACGAGGGCAACAAGATCCGCGTTGCCAAGCGGACCGGTGAGGACATCTGA
- a CDS encoding 50S ribosomal protein L5 has translation MTATTAPRLKTRYREEIAGKLREEFSYENVMQVPGLVKIVVNMGVGDAARDSKLIDGAVKDLTTITGQKPAVTKARKSIAQFKLREGQPIGCHVTLRGDRMWEFLDRTLSLALPRIRDFRGLSPKQFDGRGNYTFGLTEQVMFHEIDQDKIDRVRGMDITVVTTATNDDEGRALLRHLGFPFKEN, from the coding sequence ATGACTGCCACCACTGCGCCGCGTCTCAAGACGCGCTACCGCGAGGAAATCGCCGGCAAGCTGCGTGAGGAGTTCTCGTACGAGAACGTCATGCAGGTTCCCGGTCTGGTCAAGATCGTGGTCAACATGGGTGTGGGCGACGCCGCCCGCGACTCCAAGCTGATCGACGGTGCCGTCAAGGACCTCACCACGATCACCGGCCAGAAGCCGGCCGTCACCAAGGCCCGCAAGTCCATCGCGCAGTTCAAGCTGCGCGAGGGCCAGCCGATCGGCTGCCACGTCACCCTCCGCGGTGACCGGATGTGGGAGTTCCTGGACCGTACGCTGTCGCTCGCGCTGCCGCGTATCCGTGACTTCCGCGGCCTGTCGCCGAAGCAGTTCGACGGCCGTGGCAACTACACCTTCGGTCTCACGGAGCAGGTCATGTTCCACGAGATCGACCAGGACAAGATCGACCGGGTCCGGGGCATGGACATCACCGTGGTCACCACGGCGACCAACGACGACGAGGGTCGTGCCCTGCTTCGTCACCTCGGCTTCCCGTTCAAGGAGAACTGA
- the rpsN gene encoding 30S ribosomal protein S14 type Z (located in the peptidyl transferase center and involved in assembly of 30S ribosome subunit; similar to what is observed with proteins L31 and L33, some proteins in this family contain CXXC motifs that are involved in zinc binding; if two copies are present in a genome, then the duplicated copy appears to have lost the zinc-binding motif and is instead regulated by zinc; the proteins in this group appear to contain the zinc-binding motif) — protein MAKKALIAKAARKPKFGVRGYTRCQRCGRPHSVYRKFGLCRVCLREMAHRGELPGVTKSSW, from the coding sequence GTGGCGAAGAAGGCTCTGATCGCTAAGGCCGCCCGTAAGCCGAAGTTCGGCGTCCGCGGGTACACCCGCTGCCAGCGCTGCGGCCGGCCCCACTCCGTCTACCGCAAGTTCGGCCTGTGCCGCGTGTGCCTTCGTGAGATGGCTCACCGTGGCGAGCTGCCGGGCGTGACCAAGAGCTCCTGGTAA
- a CDS encoding 30S ribosomal protein S8: MICRVRVTQTREHVCDGISHGHELAFGLSRRGFLYAPSLSPLSGGTGAARGPTA, encoded by the coding sequence GTGATATGCCGAGTTCGCGTTACGCAGACGCGTGAGCATGTCTGCGATGGGATCAGTCATGGTCATGAGTTGGCCTTCGGCCTCTCTCGCCGGGGTTTCCTGTATGCGCCATCCCTCTCCCCACTCAGTGGCGGGACGGGTGCGGCGCGGGGACCTACGGCGTAG
- a CDS encoding 30S ribosomal protein S8: MTMTDPIADMLTRLRNANSAYHDDVSMPHSKIKSHIAEILKQEGFITGWKVEDAEVGKNLVLELKFGPNRERSIAGIKRISKPGLRVYAKSTNLPKVLGGLGVAIISTSHGLLTGQQAGKKGVGGEVLAYVW; the protein is encoded by the coding sequence ATGACCATGACTGATCCCATCGCAGACATGCTCACGCGTCTGCGTAACGCGAACTCGGCATATCACGACGATGTCTCGATGCCGCACAGCAAGATCAAGTCGCACATCGCGGAGATCCTCAAGCAGGAGGGTTTCATCACCGGCTGGAAGGTCGAGGACGCCGAGGTCGGCAAGAACCTCGTCCTCGAGCTGAAGTTCGGTCCGAACCGCGAGCGCTCGATCGCCGGCATCAAGCGGATCTCGAAGCCGGGTCTGCGTGTATACGCAAAGTCCACCAACCTGCCGAAGGTCCTCGGCGGCCTGGGCGTGGCGATCATCTCCACGTCCCACGGTCTCCTGACCGGCCAGCAGGCAGGCAAGAAGGGCGTAGGTGGGGAAGTCCTCGCCTACGTCTGGTAG
- a CDS encoding 50S ribosomal protein L6, whose amino-acid sequence MSRIGKLPIQVPAGVDVTIDGRTVAVKGPKGSLTHTVAAPIEVSKGEDGVLNVTRPNDERQNKALHGLSRTLVANMITGVTAGYSKALEISGVGYRVQAKGSNLEFALGYSHPILIEAPEGITFKVESPTKLSVEGIDKQKVGEVAANIRKLRKPDPYKAKGVKYAGEVIRRKVGKAGK is encoded by the coding sequence ATGTCGCGAATCGGCAAGCTCCCCATCCAGGTTCCCGCCGGTGTGGACGTCACCATCGATGGCCGTACGGTCGCGGTGAAGGGCCCCAAGGGTTCCCTCACGCACACCGTCGCCGCGCCGATCGAGGTCTCCAAGGGTGAGGACGGCGTTCTCAACGTCACCCGCCCGAACGACGAGCGTCAGAACAAGGCCCTCCACGGCCTGTCCCGCACGCTGGTGGCGAACATGATCACCGGCGTGACCGCGGGTTACTCCAAGGCGCTCGAGATCAGCGGTGTCGGTTACCGCGTCCAGGCGAAGGGCTCCAACCTGGAGTTCGCCCTGGGCTACAGCCACCCGATCCTCATCGAGGCGCCGGAAGGCATCACCTTCAAGGTCGAGTCGCCCACGAAGCTCAGCGTCGAGGGCATCGACAAGCAGAAGGTCGGCGAGGTGGCCGCCAACATCCGCAAGCTGCGGAAGCCCGACCCGTACAAGGCCAAGGGCGTCAAGTACGCGGGCGAGGTCATCCGCCGCAAGGTCGGAAAGGCTGGTAAGTAG
- a CDS encoding 50S ribosomal protein L18, protein MAYGVKIAKGDAYKRAARKRRHIRVRKHLSGSPERPRLVVTRSNRHIVAQVIDDIAGHTLASASTLDTSIRGGEGDKSAQAKQVGALVAERAKAAGVEAVVFDRGGNQYAGRIAALADAAREAGLKF, encoded by the coding sequence ATGGCATACGGTGTGAAGATCGCCAAGGGCGACGCGTACAAGCGCGCTGCCCGCAAGCGGCGCCACATCCGCGTCCGCAAGCACCTGTCGGGTTCGCCGGAGCGGCCCCGTCTGGTCGTGACGCGTTCCAACCGCCACATCGTGGCCCAGGTCATCGACGACATCGCGGGCCACACGCTCGCGTCGGCGTCGACCCTGGACACCTCGATCCGTGGTGGCGAGGGTGACAAGAGCGCCCAGGCCAAGCAGGTCGGCGCCCTGGTCGCCGAGCGCGCCAAGGCCGCAGGCGTCGAGGCCGTCGTGTTTGACCGCGGTGGTAACCAGTACGCCGGGCGGATTGCCGCTCTGGCTGACGCCGCCCGTGAAGCCGGGCTGAAGTTCTAA
- a CDS encoding 30S ribosomal protein S5: MAGPQRRGSGAGGGERRDRKGRDGGASAAEKTAYVERVVAINRVAKVVKGGRRFSFTALVVVGDGDGTVGVGYGKAKEVPAAIAKGVEEAKKNFFKVPRIQGTIPHPITGEKAAGVVLLKPASPGTGVIAGGPVRAVLECAGVHDILSKSLGSSNAINIVHATVEALKGLQRPEEIAARRGLPLEDVAPAALLRARAGAGA, from the coding sequence ATGGCTGGACCCCAGCGCCGCGGAAGCGGTGCCGGTGGCGGCGAGCGGCGGGACCGGAAGGGCCGTGACGGTGGCGCCAGCGCCGCCGAGAAGACCGCGTACGTCGAGCGCGTCGTCGCGATCAACCGCGTCGCCAAGGTTGTGAAGGGTGGTCGTCGCTTCAGCTTCACCGCGCTGGTCGTGGTGGGCGATGGTGACGGCACCGTCGGTGTCGGATACGGCAAGGCCAAGGAAGTTCCCGCGGCCATCGCCAAGGGTGTCGAAGAGGCCAAGAAGAACTTCTTCAAGGTCCCGCGCATCCAGGGCACCATCCCTCACCCGATCACGGGCGAGAAGGCTGCGGGCGTCGTCCTGCTCAAGCCGGCTTCCCCCGGTACCGGTGTTATCGCCGGTGGCCCGGTGCGCGCCGTGCTCGAGTGCGCCGGCGTTCACGACATCCTGTCGAAGTCGCTTGGCTCGTCCAACGCGATCAACATCGTGCACGCGACCGTGGAGGCCCTCAAGGGCCTGCAGCGTCCCGAGGAGATCGCGGCCCGCCGCGGTCTGCCGCTCGAGGACGTCGCCCCCGCGGCTCTGCTCCGTGCGCGTGCGGGAGCGGGTGCGTAA
- a CDS encoding 50S ribosomal protein L30, with amino-acid sequence MARLKITQTKSYIGSKQNHRDTLRSLGLKRLNDSVVKEDRPEFRGMVHTVRHLVTVEEVD; translated from the coding sequence ATGGCTCGCCTCAAGATCACGCAGACGAAGTCGTACATCGGCAGCAAGCAGAACCACCGCGACACCCTGCGTTCGCTCGGGCTCAAGCGCCTGAACGACTCGGTTGTCAAGGAGGACCGCCCCGAGTTCCGCGGCATGGTGCACACCGTCCGCCACCTCGTGACGGTTGAGGAGGTTGACTGA
- a CDS encoding 50S ribosomal protein L15 — protein sequence MAENSPLKAHNLRPAPGAKTAKTRVGRGEASKGKTAGRGTKGTKARYQVPERFEGGQMPLHMRLPKLKGFKNPFRTEYQVVNLDKLATLYPEGGEVTVADLVAKGAVRNNHLVKVLGQGEISVALQVSVDAVSGSAKEKITAAGGTVTELV from the coding sequence ATGGCGGAGAACAGCCCGCTGAAGGCCCACAACCTCCGGCCTGCCCCGGGCGCCAAGACCGCCAAGACCCGTGTGGGTCGTGGTGAGGCGTCCAAGGGTAAGACCGCAGGCCGTGGTACGAAGGGTACGAAGGCCCGTTACCAGGTTCCGGAGCGCTTCGAGGGTGGCCAGATGCCCCTCCACATGCGTCTCCCGAAGCTCAAGGGCTTCAAGAACCCGTTCCGCACGGAGTACCAGGTCGTGAACCTGGACAAGCTCGCGACGCTCTACCCCGAGGGTGGAGAGGTCACGGTGGCCGACCTGGTCGCCAAGGGTGCCGTGCGCAACAACCACCTCGTCAAGGTCCTCGGACAGGGCGAGATCTCCGTGGCGCTCCAGGTTTCGGTTGACGCCGTCTCCGGCTCCGCCAAGGAGAAGATCACCGCCGCCGGCGGTACGGTCACCGAGCTCGTCTGA